The stretch of DNA AATGTCTCAATcctaacattatattattattacaacaatATACAATACATCTATATATAAGAATCTTGATGAAAGAAGTCACAACTGATGCGCATGCACTTAAAGAGCTCGCCATCCATTAATGGAGATAAAGCACCTTTCTTCCACTGCCAACCACGTCGTCCGCCAATGCGCCCGGTAATCATCATATCCCTTCCCCCTCTCTTCAACTACATAAAGTGCAAATTTTAGCTCGGGGTGACCTGCTATTACATTTTACATGTAGCTTGGGGTAGTACATCGTCGATCAGAACCTTAACGACCTGCTATTACATAACACGAACTGGTTTTTAGGCTTCAATTTACTAaaataacttctttttttttttttttaaaccaaaaccagaaaccatttatatattacaaaataacttatttaattacaacttttaaaagtttacatGTAACTTTGTGTAGCACATCTTCAATCAGAACCTTAGCGGTCTGCTTTTACATGacaaaaattgtgtttttggcttgaaattactaaaataatgtgtttaattacaacttttaaaagtttaagggtttaattgacttcTGATATAAAGTTTGAGagtgtatttatatatgttaggaCGCTAGATATATCTGTGGAGGAACTAGTGGATGAGTTCGAGATTGGATGGGAAGCGGACGAGAAAGGATACTCAAGGAAGTTGGTGGAGTTTTCATGTTCAAAGGTTCTGGCCAGGATGTTCAGTGATCCACATGGTGCTGTTCTTGGTGCTTTCTTCAGCCGCTTCACCTTTGATATGATGCTTGCTTGGGAGATGCCTACCTCTGCAGATGAACAATCATATAACGTAAACGCTAACTGATTCAATTCATTCCTGTTAATTTCCCATATATTTATAAGGTAGGATAGATGTAGtttaaatattgtttgtgtgaacAGGAGTGTgcaggaaaagaaaaggaagatcACAAAGAAGTGGCGATAAAATCCACTGATCAACAACAAGATGACATCCCTTTGTTCTATTCAGATATCATGCCACTCCTTGTAAGCAACTACTTCCAATTGCTAATGCTGCATCCCTTTTGAGTAGTAAGGGAAATCCGGAGTCACTACCTGACTCATCTTGTGGTCTTAGCCGGTAAAGAATCACAAAGACTTAAATTAAAttaggttgtccatagttgatTGGTTCACAAACGTAGCCTTAGCAGGCAAGGATAAGGAGATAAACTAagctaggttgtccatagctgatcgGTTCACAATCGTGGCCCTAGCTGGCCAggacaaggaggtaaaccaaatTAAGTTTCCTCACAAATGAGATCCTAGCCAGCAAGgactacaaggaggtaaatcaaatTAGCTTGTCCATAGTTGATCGGCTCATaaaatcaagaaggtcaataggccGTTCTCCTAGGGAGTTAACAACCTAACCAACTTAGCTGGAGTTGCCCTACAGCTGCATCTGTTGTTGCTCTGATTCATTTTCCTTCACTCCACAATTGTTCTTTCTCAATGGTTTTGAGAATATATGTTGGCAGGTTGATAATGAGCAAAATGTTGGGGAAGGTGGATTTGTGTGGATGGCATCGCTTGTACCAGTGATAGCTGATGTTGTTAATGCACAATTCACTTTTGAGACTCTTACTGCTACTTCTGCCAGTAGACTCCACTATCCTGCATATAATATGTTCTTGAACCAGATTGACAAGTAAGTATTGAAAAAACATTGTTACTACTATTGAAATTTATCCCAGTTAAAGACTTAAAGTTAACATTTCCACTATAGATTAATGCCTTTTCTACTGTTTCCTTCAGATGCATAAGGCATTTGCAGAAGCAGTCCACACCAACAGGGGTTGAACTGGGAGATGATGAGTTTATACTACACGTGGAAGGAACTGCAACCACGCAACGAGTAGTGCGCCATATTGGAGGCACAAGTTGGCCCGGTAtctctttcattttctcttGTTTTCCAAGTTTTTACTATCAGGCTTATAGTTAAAACGAAACAGAATGCATCCTTCAATTAAGCATGTTCCTACTATcaggcttttagttgaaatgagACAGAACGTATCCTTCAATTCTGTATTATTAATTTGTGTTGTCTAGTTTATGGAGTGATATGATGTATTTTCGTGATGCTATGGTTTCTAGGTAGGTTGACCTTAACAAACTATGCTCTCTACTTTGAGGCATCTGGGGTCCTGTCTTACGAGGATGCTCTTAGGCTTGACCTTTCGAAGGACGTTGAGCAGACCGTAAAACCAGATGCCACGGGTCCATGGGGTTCCCCCATTTTCGATAAGGCTATAGTGTTTGAATCTTCTGAACTGTAAGTTATAAATGCTTAGATGACATTGATTTTGCGGGCGAGAATTCATGAGAGTTTGTTTTGGAATATATATGATGACTTGCATTTGGCTAAACTGTAGGCAAGAGAGTGTTGTCCTAGAGTTTCCGGAAATGGCAAGCGCCACGAGACGTGACCACTGGCTGGCTCTTTCCAGGGAGGTCATGCTGTTGCATAGATTCTTACGGGATTTCGAGGTCAGATCACCAATAGAATCGTGGGAAATGCACGCGAGGACAATACTAGGAATCGTAAGGCTTCATGCCGCTAGGGAAATGCTTAGGATTTCGCCCCCTGCTCCCAAGGGCTTCTTAATCTTCGAGTTGCTAGACGAGTTGCCAAAAGGGGATTATGTACTCGAAGAGCTTGCTGATAGTTTGAAGAGGGCCGACGTTGTGCATCTGTGTAGTGCAAGCTCAATCTTGAGGAGCTTGAACGTCTCCCAATTGTCCATGCCATCTACTGAAGTAAAGGAAATCAGCCCCGATGGCAACCCTGCAGTAGCTCAAGCTAAAAACGCGTCGTCCCTGGAGAACGCCATTGATCAAGCAAGGAAGCAAGACAACGAAATAAACGTGGCTCAAGCTACAGTGGAAGAAGTGAGGGAAGAAGGGATTGCCAACAACATTCAGGTTCTTATGGTAAGTGCTATGCTCAATGGGGAAGAGAATGCCATAGAGTGGGGGCAACACCAGCCGATCAGGTTATTGGcttggtaatcacaaggtttcaagttccACTTCCAGTTACagtggcctattggccttctcaGTTTTAGCCAATCAGTTATAAATAGTCTAGGGTGATTTACCTCCATGTAGTTCTTTGCTGGCTATAGTCACAAGACAGGGTTTACCAAGTGTGCACTTTCAGATAGTGGTTTTGGTTTCccttttatccaaaaaaaaaaaaaaaagacgacaTAGAtttaatatcatatatatcataAGTAGAACAAAAAGGGAAGAATTAATGCTTTCAGTTATAACAAATTTGATATGTATATCACTGCCTGCAGGGTCTCCTCAAGCCATTTGGAGGATTAATGCCTCATTTCCTAGAGATTTTGACATGGGAAAGGCCACTAACCACTTCCATTGTTCTCCTCATAACTCTTCTAGTCATCTACAAGTAAGTCTTCTGAATTTGCTCTAACCTTTTCATCctcattatatttacaatataaatCAAATGCAGGGAGTGGGTTGGCAAGGCCATTGCAGCCTTGTTATTGTGGATGGTTGCTACAATGCTGAGGGCCAGACAATTAGGGATAGCGAATACATACAACAAGATAGTTATCTTCACCGGATCTGATAAAACCGCTGTGGAAAACATAGTGTCAGCTCAACAGGGGCTAAGAACTGCATATGACATAATCCAACGCTTGAATGTCACAATTCTCAAACTTTGGTCACTATTTATCTCTAAAGCCCCCAAGGTAACTAAACAAACTATTCtaactttcttggtttgagccagtcaacCACGACAATCTATGCTAGTTTATCTTCTTATAGTCTTTTGTTGGCTAAGGTCAAAAGACAGGGTTTGAGCCAACAATGTAAGCTGGTTTACTTTCTTATAGTCTGTTTACTAAAGTTACAAGACAGaatttacctagtgcacactTTTAAATAGTGAGAGTTTGTTTTGTCACATACTTAAATAGTGACTACCTGTTTAAATATTGCAGCATTCGAAGATGGTGATGGCGGGTATGATCGTTGTTGCAGTTGTGGTGGCAGTGATTCCATTCAAGTTTATCCTCATGGGGGCTGTAGTGTCTGGGTTTCTATCATCCTCAAAGAAGGGAAAGGGGAAGCAGAATCAGAAGGAGGGGGGAAACAGGCGGGTCAAAGAGTGGTGGGATTCTATCCCAGTTTCAGTTGTGGAAGCCGTGGATGAGATTGCGGTCCAAAGTGTAGCCTTGAAAGCAGATTGacgatgcatatatatatggcagTTAGTTTCGTAAACTCCATTGTTGTTGGGCCTCGTTTTTCTTAACTAGTTATGTACGTCTGTCGCAGAGGATAAATACATTTTTGTATATGCATGTAAAAGTAGTTTTGCATCGGTGTTCTCATACAATTTAATTTCAGGGTGTGTTTGTGTTCATGGATTTACACATTCAGAATGGGAACTAAAGTCATAAGGGAAAAGGCTCAAATAAACCttttaattttgagttaatacccaaaatagtttttgaatataataatttttctcaatttcgtcGTTTCTTAAAGAAATACAAGCAATGCAGATTAACTAATATTGTCCTAATAATTGTATCCTCAAATGCCTTTCTAGGTTTTAGAAGCAAAATCCAGCTATTCTGTTTATGTAGCACCCAAATGTCTGATTTTATGCTTGATAAATCAAATTTTCAAGCAGTAACTTTCTCATAAACCTTCATATTGCCATTATCAGCATCTCCATGTAAAAATATATGTCTTCTTCCCATTCAAACACTCACCCTCTTTCTACCGAACTGatagtgattttttcaattttgtcctaaacgactttggtgATCTAACTTAGTCCAGACTATGTTCGAGGACACCTTTAAATTCgagtgtttaattgcacttttaaaagtataattgggtcttcaacttttaaaagtgcaattaaacactcgatacttttaaaagtgcaattaaacactcGAATTTGTCAAAATACTTAAATAAGTCTTTTTAATAGTAATCAATAGgtcctttcaaaaaataataatcaatagGCTACTAATAAAATTATGGACTTTGTCCACCGTTGATCGGTCGCTAATCACTATTCATCActgttaaaaacttaaaaaaaaaaaaaaacaattttcagtCAAACACCGAGTAGACAATGTCCAGTCGCATGTACTATCATCACATGTCAAAAAAAATATCTT from Ipomoea triloba cultivar NCNSP0323 chromosome 7, ASM357664v1 encodes:
- the LOC116026178 gene encoding uncharacterized protein LOC116026178; protein product: MEIKHLSSTANHVVRQCARTLDISVEELVDEFEIGWEADEKGYSRKLVEFSCSKVLARMFSDPHGAVLGAFFSRFTFDMMLAWEMPTSADEQSYNECAGKEKEDHKEVAIKSTDQQQDDIPLFYSDIMPLLVDNEQNVGEGGFVWMASLVPVIADVVNAQFTFETLTATSASRLHYPAYNMFLNQIDKCIRHLQKQSTPTGVELGDDEFILHVEGTATTQRVVRHIGGTSWPGRLTLTNYALYFEASGVLSYEDALRLDLSKDVEQTVKPDATGPWGSPIFDKAIVFESSELQESVVLEFPEMASATRRDHWLALSREVMLLHRFLRDFEVRSPIESWEMHARTILGIVRLHAAREMLRISPPAPKGFLIFELLDELPKGDYVLEELADSLKRADVVHLCSASSILRSLNVSQLSMPSTEVKEISPDGNPAVAQAKNASSLENAIDQARKQDNEINVAQATVEEVREEGIANNIQVLMGLLKPFGGLMPHFLEILTWERPLTTSIVLLITLLVIYKEWVGKAIAALLLWMVATMLRARQLGIANTYNKIVIFTGSDKTAVENIVSAQQGLRTAYDIIQRLNVTILKLWSLFISKAPKHSKMVMAGMIVVAVVVAVIPFKFILMGAVVSGFLSSSKKGKGKQNQKEGGNRRVKEWWDSIPVSVVEAVDEIAVQSVALKAD